A single genomic interval of Granulicella tundricola MP5ACTX9 harbors:
- the serA gene encoding phosphoglycerate dehydrogenase, which translates to MKIVIAEKVSPATLAILQQESGWNCITADKIKDREALKAELADADALIVRSAVQADAELLESAPKLRVIGRAGVGVDNIDTAAATHRGIVVMNTPGANAVAVAELTLGLMISMGRSIPRANKTMHEGVWDKKSLQGSELRGKTLGIVGLGRIGLEVARRAAAFGMDLIAYDPFIAPVIAREHNVTLVSLDDIFKASDYLTLHVGLTTQTEGLINQHSIAIMKSGIRIINCARGELIVDEALVEGLKSGKVAGAALDVFHQEPLKNSPYFNLPNVLLSPHIAGATDEAQEAIGIQLAMQVRDYLKLGVVQNAVNLPSLSHEEYIEVAPYIEMAARLGRFLSHAIPGHLETISITYTGRIATGKTDLIRNAAVAGIFADTEGGNSVNRINAAAIAQERGIRIQEDKKEFVAGGSGSVLKLVLHSSGPGADSDAGCDTSASATVLHGTSPRLLTLDGIDIEAPLNGTLVSIRNHDVPGVVGRIGTILGEHKINIANFALGRASDTPGRSSQRVPQGQALAVVQIDVPDSHAAAPALAALKQIEAIVSVRLIELAKG; encoded by the coding sequence TTGAAGATCGTAATCGCCGAGAAAGTCTCCCCCGCAACCCTTGCAATCCTGCAACAGGAATCCGGCTGGAACTGCATCACCGCCGACAAGATCAAGGACCGCGAAGCCCTCAAAGCAGAGCTCGCCGACGCCGACGCCCTCATCGTCCGCTCCGCAGTCCAGGCAGACGCCGAGCTGCTCGAGTCCGCCCCCAAGCTCCGCGTTATCGGCCGCGCCGGCGTAGGCGTGGACAACATCGACACCGCCGCCGCCACCCATCGCGGAATAGTCGTCATGAACACCCCCGGGGCCAACGCCGTAGCCGTAGCCGAGCTCACCCTCGGCCTCATGATCTCCATGGGCCGGTCCATCCCCCGCGCCAACAAAACCATGCATGAAGGCGTCTGGGACAAGAAATCCCTCCAGGGCTCCGAGCTTCGCGGCAAGACCCTCGGCATCGTCGGCCTCGGCCGCATCGGCCTTGAAGTCGCACGCCGCGCCGCCGCCTTCGGCATGGACCTCATCGCCTACGATCCCTTCATCGCGCCCGTCATCGCACGCGAGCACAACGTCACCCTCGTCTCCCTCGACGACATCTTCAAGGCCTCCGACTACCTCACCCTCCACGTCGGCCTCACCACGCAAACCGAAGGCCTCATCAACCAGCACAGCATCGCCATCATGAAGTCCGGCATCCGCATCATCAACTGCGCCCGCGGCGAGCTCATCGTGGACGAGGCCCTCGTAGAGGGCCTCAAGTCCGGCAAGGTCGCAGGCGCGGCCCTGGACGTCTTCCACCAGGAGCCCCTCAAGAACTCCCCCTACTTCAACCTCCCAAACGTCCTCCTCAGCCCGCACATCGCCGGCGCGACGGATGAGGCGCAGGAGGCCATCGGCATCCAGCTCGCCATGCAGGTCCGCGACTACCTCAAGCTCGGCGTCGTCCAGAACGCCGTCAACCTCCCCTCGCTCTCGCATGAGGAATACATTGAGGTCGCGCCGTACATCGAGATGGCCGCCCGCCTCGGCCGCTTCCTCTCCCACGCCATCCCCGGCCATCTGGAGACCATCTCCATCACCTATACCGGCCGCATCGCCACCGGCAAGACGGACCTCATCCGCAACGCCGCCGTAGCCGGCATCTTCGCCGATACCGAAGGCGGCAACTCCGTCAACCGCATCAACGCCGCGGCCATCGCGCAGGAGCGCGGCATCCGCATCCAGGAAGACAAGAAGGAGTTCGTGGCTGGAGGCTCAGGCTCCGTCCTCAAGCTCGTCCTGCACAGCTCCGGTCCGGGAGCAGATTCTGACGCTGGTTGCGACACCAGCGCCAGCGCGACCGTCCTGCACGGCACCAGCCCCCGCCTTCTCACCCTCGACGGCATCGACATCGAGGCCCCCCTCAACGGCACCCTCGTCTCCATCCGCAATCACGACGTCCCCGGCGTCGTAGGCCGGATCGGCACCATCCTCGGCGAGCACAAGATCAACATCGCCAACTTCGCACTCGGTCGCGCCTCCGACACCCCAGGCCGCAGCAGCCAGCGAGTCCCCCAGGGCCAGGCCCTCGCCGTCGTGCAGATCGACGTCCCGGACTCCCACGCCGCCGCACCCGCTCTCGCGGCTCTCAAGCAGATCGAAGCCATCGTCTCGGTCCGCCTGATCGAACTCGCAAAAGGCTAA
- a CDS encoding TlpA family protein disulfide reductase, whose protein sequence is MRPATLIHFAIAASLCMFAGPTSAQNAAPAAAAKPAYESDPKYQAAFADGRKLTHDRQYGFAKDAYNKANKIAGGACGPCLNSVYSLDFGMHDFKDAISTANKLQAIAATPRDKSLAEGMLGDAILKQAGDKPKPAQLDAAHTALQSALTDFPKNNPARWSDACVLARMGKNDDASKQFSECADRASATDPMKIRAQHFAENPALSLSKMAPAFEVTALDGQRFNLDNMGGRVVLIDFWATWCGPCNEELPHMKKIAKEFANDPLVIISISWDSDDAKWKSFIAKNEMTWTQYRDADHKLSDEFGINAIPHYFTIDSDGVLTAEMLGSGSDVEGKLKKLIKRAREANPTTQVTAQLSGQPAQ, encoded by the coding sequence TTGCGCCCTGCAACACTGATCCACTTCGCCATAGCCGCGTCTCTCTGCATGTTCGCCGGCCCGACCTCAGCCCAGAACGCCGCACCCGCTGCCGCCGCCAAGCCGGCGTATGAGTCCGACCCCAAGTATCAGGCAGCCTTCGCGGACGGCAGGAAGCTCACGCACGACCGTCAGTACGGCTTCGCCAAAGATGCGTACAACAAGGCCAACAAGATTGCCGGAGGAGCCTGCGGACCGTGCCTGAACTCGGTGTATTCTCTCGACTTCGGCATGCACGACTTCAAGGACGCCATCTCCACGGCGAACAAGCTCCAGGCCATCGCAGCCACGCCACGAGACAAGTCCCTCGCCGAAGGCATGCTCGGGGACGCCATCCTCAAGCAGGCCGGCGACAAGCCCAAGCCTGCCCAACTCGACGCCGCCCACACCGCCCTCCAGTCTGCCCTCACCGACTTCCCCAAAAACAATCCCGCCCGCTGGAGCGACGCCTGCGTCCTCGCCCGCATGGGCAAGAACGACGATGCCAGCAAGCAGTTCTCAGAGTGCGCCGACCGCGCCTCCGCCACCGATCCCATGAAGATCCGCGCCCAGCACTTTGCCGAGAACCCCGCCCTTTCACTTTCCAAGATGGCACCCGCCTTTGAGGTCACCGCGCTCGACGGTCAGCGTTTCAACCTGGACAATATGGGCGGCCGTGTCGTCCTCATCGACTTCTGGGCCACCTGGTGCGGCCCCTGCAACGAAGAACTCCCGCACATGAAGAAGATCGCGAAAGAGTTCGCCAACGATCCCCTCGTCATCATCAGCATCAGTTGGGATAGCGACGACGCAAAGTGGAAGAGCTTCATCGCCAAGAACGAGATGACCTGGACCCAGTACCGCGACGCCGATCACAAACTCTCCGATGAGTTCGGCATCAACGCCATCCCGCACTACTTCACCATCGACTCCGACGGCGTCCTCACTGCGGAGATGCTTGGCTCCGGCTCAGACGTGGAAGGCAAACTGAAGAAGCTCATCAAGCGCGCCCGCGAAGCCAACCCAACCACCCAGGTCACTGCCCAGCTATCCGGTCAACCCGCGCAGTAG
- a CDS encoding FmdB family zinc ribbon protein — MPLYEYECTACHRHTEKIQKFSDPEITVCPFCAGPLQRVISAPAFSFAGGGWYADGYGSKKPSAASDTSTTTPAATASTPAAAPAAAPAAAPSAPASTSSDKK; from the coding sequence ATGCCGCTCTACGAATACGAATGCACCGCCTGCCATCGCCACACGGAGAAGATCCAGAAGTTCTCCGACCCCGAGATCACGGTCTGCCCCTTCTGCGCCGGCCCACTCCAGCGCGTCATCTCCGCACCCGCCTTCTCTTTTGCTGGCGGTGGCTGGTATGCAGACGGTTACGGCTCCAAAAAGCCATCCGCGGCGTCGGACACCAGCACAACCACGCCAGCAGCTACGGCGAGCACCCCGGCAGCAGCGCCGGCGGCCGCACCAGCAGCAGCCCCCAGCGCACCCGCCTCAACCAGCAGCGACAAGAAGTAG
- a CDS encoding DUF6496 domain-containing protein, whose amino-acid sequence MATKKSAERKYSPAASKNVETEMKEMKAGKLKSGSGQKVTNPKQAIAIGLSEARKAGKKVPPNPNVPAKKTAAKKGAAKKAPAKKIAAKKSTAKKTATKK is encoded by the coding sequence ATGGCTACGAAGAAGAGTGCGGAGCGGAAGTACTCGCCGGCGGCGAGCAAGAACGTCGAGACCGAGATGAAAGAGATGAAGGCGGGCAAGCTGAAGAGCGGCAGCGGGCAGAAGGTGACGAACCCGAAGCAGGCGATCGCGATTGGGTTGAGCGAGGCTCGTAAGGCTGGAAAGAAGGTTCCGCCGAACCCGAATGTGCCGGCCAAGAAGACTGCTGCTAAGAAGGGCGCAGCAAAGAAGGCTCCGGCTAAGAAGATTGCTGCGAAGAAATCGACCGCGAAAAAGACTGCGACGAAGAAGTAG
- the gatB gene encoding Asp-tRNA(Asn)/Glu-tRNA(Gln) amidotransferase subunit GatB: MPTLTALSPEILAKYQPVIGLEVHVQLLTESKAFCGCVNKYGGEPNTHTCPTCLGLPGALPVLNRKAVEFAVLAAKAIHCEIRETSIFARKNYFYPDNPKGYQISQFDKPIAEGGWLEVPTAEGGTKRIGVTRLHMEEDAGKSVHDGFMDSVNRTYIDLNRCGTPLVEIVSEPDLRTADEVFEYLTKLKEILLYTGVSDCNMEEGSLRCDANVSVMLKGAKEYGTKAEVKNVNSFRYIRSAVEYEIERQIGVIEDGGRVVQESRLWNQGEGRTYSMRSKEQAHDYRYFPEPDLPPLVVGAEWQAEILKDLPELPEARRARMEAEYGITPQDAMTFTATRAFADQFEAAAKKAKSPRRVAALLTSEITMRVRAAGIEMEASPVSMDGLVLAADLAESGELSSKMLKQLLDTAFANGEDFLAVYEREKPQQISDTGAIEAMIDEVIAANPKQVEQYKGGKKTVAAFFVGQVMKASKGQANPAVLNQLVAAKLDQA; encoded by the coding sequence ATGCCTACGTTGACCGCGCTTTCGCCTGAGATTCTTGCCAAGTATCAGCCTGTAATTGGGCTGGAAGTTCATGTGCAGTTGCTGACCGAGTCCAAGGCGTTCTGTGGGTGCGTGAACAAATATGGCGGTGAGCCGAATACGCACACCTGCCCGACCTGCCTGGGGTTGCCGGGCGCGCTGCCGGTGTTGAACCGCAAGGCGGTGGAGTTTGCGGTGCTGGCGGCGAAGGCGATTCACTGTGAGATTCGCGAAACGAGTATTTTTGCTCGGAAGAACTACTTCTATCCGGATAATCCGAAGGGGTACCAGATCTCGCAGTTCGATAAGCCGATTGCCGAGGGTGGATGGCTGGAGGTGCCGACGGCGGAGGGTGGGACGAAGCGGATTGGGGTGACTCGTCTGCACATGGAAGAGGATGCCGGGAAGAGCGTGCATGACGGGTTTATGGACTCGGTAAACCGGACTTATATCGACCTGAACCGGTGTGGGACGCCGCTGGTGGAGATTGTGAGTGAGCCGGATCTGCGAACGGCGGATGAGGTGTTCGAGTACCTGACGAAGCTGAAGGAGATCCTGCTTTATACGGGTGTGAGCGATTGCAATATGGAGGAGGGATCGCTGCGGTGTGACGCGAATGTGAGCGTGATGCTGAAGGGGGCCAAGGAGTACGGCACGAAGGCCGAGGTGAAGAACGTCAACAGCTTCCGCTATATCCGGTCCGCGGTGGAGTATGAGATCGAGCGTCAGATTGGAGTGATCGAAGACGGCGGGCGGGTGGTGCAGGAGAGCCGGCTTTGGAACCAGGGCGAGGGCCGGACGTACTCCATGCGGAGCAAGGAACAGGCGCATGACTATCGGTATTTTCCGGAGCCGGATTTGCCTCCGTTAGTTGTGGGGGCGGAGTGGCAGGCGGAGATTCTGAAGGATCTGCCGGAGTTGCCGGAGGCTCGGCGCGCAAGGATGGAGGCGGAGTACGGGATCACGCCGCAGGATGCGATGACGTTTACGGCGACGAGGGCGTTTGCGGATCAGTTTGAGGCGGCGGCGAAGAAGGCGAAGTCGCCGCGGCGGGTTGCGGCCTTGCTGACGAGCGAGATTACGATGCGAGTGAGGGCTGCGGGGATCGAAATGGAGGCTTCGCCTGTGAGCATGGATGGGTTGGTGCTGGCGGCCGATCTTGCGGAGAGCGGGGAGCTTTCTTCGAAGATGCTGAAGCAGTTGCTGGATACAGCTTTCGCGAATGGCGAGGACTTTCTTGCGGTGTATGAGCGGGAGAAGCCGCAGCAGATCTCGGATACGGGGGCGATTGAGGCGATGATCGATGAGGTGATTGCGGCGAATCCGAAGCAGGTGGAGCAGTACAAGGGCGGCAAGAAGACTGTCGCGGCTTTCTTTGTTGGGCAGGTGATGAAGGCCAGCAAGGGGCAGGCTAATCCGGCTGTGTTGAATCAACTTGTGGCGGCTAAGTTGGATCAGGCTTAG
- a CDS encoding cupin domain-containing protein: MKSTLVLFASLIALSAATSGAQTAATCRTLAPDAQDALTASPENHTVLYENADVRVLDVHSQPHTREAVHTHSMPSVMYVDRQGAGTYNTPDGSGNKSHPTDPNFKFRIFAIPSEGQHWTENTGEVPFHAVRVEFKHPGCGLPGWRPASPGPDDALVAAPANYTLLLENQNVRVLDLHLAPHATTSFHTNPWPGFFYVIQGVSMRDETKAGSQPEPRNLPTGVKILPAKAGGHTIENTSDTPLHLIRYELKFSSPPTP; this comes from the coding sequence ATGAAGTCCACTCTCGTCCTGTTCGCATCGTTGATCGCACTCTCGGCAGCCACTTCCGGCGCACAAACCGCCGCAACCTGCAGAACGCTCGCCCCCGACGCCCAGGATGCCCTGACCGCCTCGCCCGAAAACCATACCGTGCTTTACGAAAACGCAGACGTGCGAGTCCTTGACGTGCACTCCCAGCCCCACACCCGGGAGGCCGTCCACACCCACTCCATGCCGTCCGTCATGTACGTCGACCGCCAGGGCGCCGGCACCTACAACACTCCGGACGGAAGCGGGAACAAGAGCCATCCCACCGACCCCAACTTCAAATTCAGAATCTTCGCCATCCCTTCTGAAGGCCAACACTGGACCGAGAACACCGGCGAAGTTCCCTTTCACGCCGTCCGTGTGGAGTTCAAGCATCCCGGCTGCGGTCTGCCCGGCTGGCGACCAGCCTCGCCCGGGCCTGACGATGCCCTAGTTGCCGCCCCTGCCAACTACACCCTGCTCCTTGAAAACCAGAACGTGCGCGTGCTCGATCTCCACCTCGCACCCCATGCCACGACTTCCTTCCACACAAATCCCTGGCCCGGATTCTTCTATGTCATTCAGGGCGTGTCCATGCGTGACGAGACCAAAGCAGGCAGCCAGCCCGAACCCCGCAACCTGCCCACTGGAGTCAAGATCCTGCCCGCAAAGGCTGGCGGCCACACAATCGAAAACACGAGCGACACACCCCTCCACCTGATTCGATACGAGCTGAAATTCAGCTCACCCCCTACTCCTTAG
- the ligA gene encoding NAD-dependent DNA ligase LigA — protein MSKGSVEEQVKELREQLEHHEHLYYVMDTPELTDGQYDSLMNRLKALEAEHPEMVTSDSPTQRVGGKPADGFQKVKHSRPMLSLDNAYNEEDLRAWDVRVRGGLPGTEAVAYTCELKLDGLSLALHYRGASHDGSQLERGLTRGDGTTGEDVTSNVRTIRSIPLTISAAKLKAAGLPMEFEVRGECVMPHAAFLKMNEEFEAAGLAAKANPRNAAAGTIRTLEPNIVAQRRLDFYAYFLLQAEGGEMLLGSQSEALTALGKAGMRVNPQVATVDSIDGVWEFIQRCEPLRDSLGYEIDGIVIKVDKAAQQRRLGFTGKAPRWAIAYKFAARAGVTKLEGVAFQVGRTGKVTPVAQLSPVFIGGTTVKRATLHNPDEIVRLGVRIGDFVSVERGGDVIPKITGVVLEKPRGTQEIVFPECCPACGSALVKEEGEVDWRCVNASCPARLREELIHFGARGVMNIEGLGDAMVGQLLGQVEDAVDETDIEKEEAAAPVTVREPLVRSIADLYRLTKEQLVGLERVGDKSAQALLDEIAKSKKAPLSRVLLGLGIRHVGQRTAELLASHFGAIEPLMGATQDELVQVNEIGPIVAATVHDFFAQEQNQALVKELLEIGLEMKAEKRVTTTVLEGLTFVLTGTLPTLTREIAKEKIEAAGGRVSGSVSKKTDYVVAGEDAGSKLEKAESLGVKVVDEAGLLELLEGAKE, from the coding sequence ATGAGCAAGGGATCGGTTGAGGAGCAGGTGAAGGAGTTGCGGGAGCAGTTGGAGCATCACGAGCACCTTTACTACGTGATGGATACGCCGGAGTTGACGGATGGGCAGTACGACTCGCTGATGAACCGATTGAAGGCGCTGGAGGCGGAGCATCCGGAGATGGTGACTTCGGATTCGCCTACGCAGCGGGTGGGGGGGAAGCCTGCGGATGGATTTCAGAAGGTGAAGCACTCACGGCCTATGCTTTCGCTCGACAACGCTTATAACGAGGAGGACCTGCGGGCGTGGGATGTAAGGGTGCGGGGTGGACTGCCGGGGACGGAGGCGGTGGCTTATACGTGTGAGTTGAAGTTGGATGGGCTTTCTTTGGCCTTGCATTACCGGGGAGCGTCGCACGACGGATCGCAGTTGGAGCGGGGGTTGACACGCGGGGACGGGACTACCGGTGAGGATGTGACGTCGAATGTGCGGACGATTCGGTCGATTCCGCTGACGATTTCGGCGGCGAAGCTGAAGGCGGCGGGTTTGCCGATGGAGTTTGAGGTTCGCGGTGAGTGCGTGATGCCTCATGCTGCTTTTCTGAAGATGAACGAGGAGTTTGAGGCTGCGGGGCTGGCGGCCAAGGCGAATCCGCGGAATGCGGCCGCGGGGACGATCCGGACGCTGGAGCCGAACATCGTGGCGCAGCGGCGGCTGGATTTTTATGCCTACTTCTTGCTGCAGGCCGAGGGTGGGGAGATGCTGCTGGGGTCGCAGTCCGAGGCGCTGACGGCGCTGGGGAAGGCGGGGATGCGGGTGAATCCGCAGGTGGCGACGGTGGACTCGATTGACGGGGTATGGGAGTTTATTCAGCGGTGTGAGCCGCTGCGGGACTCGCTGGGTTACGAGATCGACGGGATTGTGATCAAGGTGGATAAGGCGGCGCAGCAGCGGCGGTTGGGGTTCACGGGGAAGGCTCCGCGGTGGGCGATTGCTTATAAGTTTGCGGCTCGCGCGGGGGTGACGAAGCTGGAGGGAGTGGCTTTCCAGGTGGGGCGGACGGGGAAGGTGACGCCGGTGGCGCAGTTATCGCCGGTGTTCATCGGCGGGACGACGGTGAAGCGGGCTACGCTGCATAACCCGGATGAGATTGTGCGTCTGGGGGTGCGGATTGGGGATTTCGTTTCGGTTGAACGGGGCGGGGATGTGATTCCAAAGATTACGGGGGTGGTGCTGGAAAAGCCGCGGGGGACGCAGGAGATTGTGTTTCCGGAGTGCTGCCCGGCGTGCGGGAGTGCGCTGGTGAAGGAGGAGGGTGAGGTGGACTGGCGGTGCGTGAATGCCAGTTGCCCGGCTCGGCTGAGGGAGGAGTTGATTCACTTTGGAGCTCGCGGGGTAATGAATATTGAAGGGCTTGGGGATGCGATGGTGGGGCAGTTGCTGGGGCAGGTGGAGGATGCGGTAGATGAGACCGATATCGAGAAGGAAGAGGCTGCTGCGCCGGTTACGGTGAGGGAGCCGCTGGTGCGCTCGATCGCCGATCTGTACAGGCTGACGAAAGAACAGTTGGTGGGGCTGGAGCGGGTAGGAGATAAGTCGGCACAGGCGCTGCTGGACGAGATCGCGAAGTCGAAGAAGGCACCGTTGTCACGGGTCTTGCTTGGGCTGGGAATTCGTCATGTGGGGCAGAGGACGGCGGAGTTGCTGGCGTCGCACTTTGGGGCCATTGAGCCTTTGATGGGTGCGACCCAGGACGAGCTGGTCCAGGTGAATGAGATTGGGCCGATCGTTGCGGCGACTGTCCATGACTTCTTTGCGCAGGAGCAGAACCAGGCGCTGGTAAAGGAGTTGCTGGAGATTGGGTTGGAGATGAAGGCGGAGAAGCGGGTGACGACGACGGTGCTGGAAGGGCTGACGTTTGTGCTGACGGGGACGCTGCCTACGCTGACTCGGGAGATTGCGAAGGAGAAGATTGAGGCGGCGGGAGGACGGGTTTCAGGCAGTGTGAGCAAGAAGACGGATTATGTGGTGGCGGGTGAGGATGCGGGCTCAAAGCTGGAGAAGGCAGAGAGCCTGGGGGTGAAGGTGGTGGATGAGGCTGGGTTGCTGGAACTGCTTGAGGGGGCTAAGGAGTAG
- a CDS encoding metal-dependent hydrolase, with translation MEPVTHVLTGALISRTGLNRRAAYCTAAMAIGAELPDIDTLWSIEGPLASFQHHRGITHTFVGIPFEAATVTLAFYLYHRLRKQPKTAAPARWAELFAYTLLALLSHLFLDWTNNYGLRPFFPFDPHWYAGSFVFIFEPILFLFLLIGLLAPSLFGLIGSEVGARKPPFSGRAWPTAALLAICALWLFRFNQHAEALTLAARNAPEATRVYASPHPIDPFTWHIVADTPDHYQLSTLDTHTQHFDPTEPSDTLYKPAITLPLLAAKRTGLGRIYLDWSQYPILIEAADTTDPNHPLAVVTFTDARFLYNTFLVQGRTHAPINGQVTLNMQAPDGQRVIETRMGNKIQR, from the coding sequence ATGGAACCCGTAACCCACGTCCTCACCGGAGCCCTTATCTCCCGCACCGGCCTCAATCGCCGCGCCGCCTACTGCACCGCGGCCATGGCCATAGGAGCGGAACTCCCGGACATCGACACCCTCTGGTCCATCGAAGGCCCTCTGGCCTCCTTTCAGCACCATCGCGGCATCACCCACACCTTCGTCGGCATCCCGTTTGAAGCCGCAACCGTCACCCTCGCCTTCTACCTCTACCACCGCCTTCGCAAACAACCCAAAACAGCCGCCCCCGCTCGCTGGGCCGAACTATTCGCCTATACGCTCCTGGCGCTCCTCAGTCACCTCTTTCTGGACTGGACCAACAACTACGGCCTCCGCCCCTTCTTCCCCTTCGACCCCCACTGGTACGCCGGCTCCTTCGTCTTTATCTTTGAGCCCATCTTGTTCCTCTTCCTCCTAATCGGCCTTCTGGCTCCATCTCTCTTCGGCCTCATCGGGTCAGAGGTCGGAGCACGCAAACCCCCATTCTCCGGCCGAGCCTGGCCCACAGCCGCCCTCCTCGCCATCTGTGCCCTCTGGCTCTTCCGCTTCAACCAGCATGCCGAAGCCCTCACCCTCGCCGCCCGAAACGCCCCGGAGGCCACCCGCGTCTACGCCAGCCCCCACCCCATCGACCCCTTCACCTGGCACATCGTAGCCGATACCCCCGACCACTACCAGCTCTCCACCCTCGACACCCACACCCAGCACTTCGACCCCACCGAGCCCTCCGACACCCTCTACAAACCCGCCATCACCCTGCCTCTCCTCGCCGCCAAGCGCACCGGGCTAGGCCGCATCTACCTCGACTGGTCCCAATACCCCATCCTCATCGAAGCCGCGGACACCACAGACCCCAATCACCCACTCGCCGTCGTCACCTTCACCGACGCCCGTTTCCTCTACAACACCTTCCTGGTGCAGGGCCGCACCCACGCCCCCATCAACGGACAGGTCACCCTGAACATGCAGGCCCCAGACGGCCAGCGCGTCATAGAGACCCGCATGGGCAACAAAATCCAGAGGTAG
- a CDS encoding YqaA family protein codes for MNGLGLVLAGIPWRKIGGWLVKSKVWLLAVLQPFGVFGILILAIVDSSSMPLPFLDPLVVSYGAADHKKALLYCLMASLGSAIGSMVPYYLGRAGGELFLLKRINRERYEKLRDRFEKQEFLAIMLPAMCPPPMPVKLFELAAGVFEMRPVSYFLAIASGKFVRFLIESILVIVYGPAILSTSLRMLHRHLGVVLAVMGIIAVGIVIYVLRKVFDRRRGIALPVEDEAIEVGPGDAV; via the coding sequence TTGAACGGGCTGGGGTTAGTGCTGGCGGGGATTCCGTGGAGGAAGATCGGCGGATGGCTGGTCAAGTCCAAGGTGTGGCTGCTGGCGGTGCTGCAGCCGTTCGGCGTGTTTGGGATTCTGATCCTGGCGATTGTGGACTCGTCGTCCATGCCGCTGCCGTTTCTGGACCCTCTTGTGGTGAGTTATGGTGCCGCCGACCATAAAAAGGCTCTTCTTTACTGCCTGATGGCGTCCCTGGGGTCGGCGATTGGGAGCATGGTGCCGTATTACCTGGGGCGTGCGGGTGGGGAGCTGTTCCTGCTGAAGCGGATCAATCGGGAGCGTTATGAGAAGCTGCGGGACCGGTTTGAGAAGCAGGAGTTTCTGGCGATCATGCTGCCGGCGATGTGCCCACCCCCGATGCCGGTGAAGCTGTTCGAGCTGGCGGCGGGCGTGTTCGAGATGCGGCCGGTGAGCTACTTTCTGGCGATTGCGTCGGGCAAGTTTGTGCGGTTTCTGATCGAGTCGATCCTGGTGATTGTGTATGGGCCGGCGATTTTGAGCACTTCGCTGCGGATGCTGCACCGGCACCTGGGGGTGGTGTTGGCAGTGATGGGGATCATCGCGGTGGGGATTGTGATCTATGTGTTGCGGAAGGTGTTCGACCGGCGGAGAGGGATTGCGCTGCCGGTTGAGGACGAGGCGATCGAGGTGGGGCCTGGAGATGCGGTTTAG
- a CDS encoding MogA/MoaB family molybdenum cofactor biosynthesis protein, protein MDSFSHEMRAVVVTVSDRCAAGTQVDVSGPLVAKMLVEAGMAEPVRVTLPDEVQEIAHALRHHAMQADLIVTTGGTGLAPRDVTPEATRIVCDRLVDGLAERMRAEGLKETARAPLSRGVCGCLDGTLVVNLPGSPRGAETSLRAILDLLPHALALLAGRTGHEGEAGA, encoded by the coding sequence ATGGATTCCTTTAGTCATGAGATGCGGGCGGTTGTGGTGACGGTCAGCGACCGGTGTGCGGCGGGGACGCAGGTCGATGTATCGGGGCCCCTGGTAGCGAAGATGCTGGTTGAGGCTGGGATGGCGGAGCCGGTACGGGTTACGCTGCCCGACGAGGTGCAGGAGATTGCACATGCGCTGAGGCACCACGCCATGCAGGCGGATTTGATCGTCACGACGGGTGGGACGGGTTTAGCGCCTCGGGATGTTACACCGGAGGCGACGAGAATCGTATGTGACCGGCTGGTGGACGGGCTGGCGGAACGGATGAGGGCGGAGGGCTTGAAGGAGACGGCGCGGGCTCCCCTGAGCCGCGGGGTTTGCGGCTGCCTGGATGGAACGCTGGTGGTGAACCTGCCGGGCAGCCCCAGGGGCGCGGAGACGTCGCTGCGGGCGATCCTGGACCTGCTGCCGCACGCGCTGGCGCTGCTGGCGGGCAGGACCGGACATGAAGGTGAGGCTGGCGCTTGA